A single genomic interval of Deltaproteobacteria bacterium harbors:
- a CDS encoding CDP-alcohol phosphatidyltransferase family protein translates to MHVPMGRERFDEARLINIANALTAVRVLLVPLFAHFLITGRIRRSLLVFAVCGLSDGLDGLLARKLKQRTVVGFYLDPIADKLLMATAFIVLAYVKILPVWLAVLVISRDLFILAGSVLILLLHGVGRIRTTIASKANTVVQIFTVIYFLVVRAYPRIWEFVPMGSEATATLVVVGLCALTTAVSGLHYLFIGMRQISNA, encoded by the coding sequence ATGCACGTCCCGATGGGGCGGGAACGGTTTGACGAAGCCCGCCTGATCAACATCGCGAACGCCCTCACGGCTGTCCGGGTGCTCCTTGTCCCCCTGTTCGCTCATTTCCTCATCACGGGAAGGATAAGGCGCTCGCTTCTCGTATTCGCCGTCTGCGGGTTGAGCGACGGGCTTGACGGACTCCTCGCGAGAAAGCTCAAACAAAGGACCGTCGTCGGCTTCTACCTCGATCCGATCGCCGACAAGCTGCTGATGGCTACCGCCTTCATCGTGCTCGCCTACGTGAAAATCCTTCCCGTGTGGCTGGCGGTGCTCGTGATCAGCCGCGACCTGTTCATTCTTGCAGGAAGCGTGCTCATTCTCCTCCTTCACGGGGTGGGAAGGATCCGGACGACGATCGCGAGCAAGGCGAACACGGTCGTACAGATTTTTACGGTGATCTATTTCCTGGTCGTTCGGGCGTACCCGCGCATCTGGGAATTCGTCCCCATGGGCTCGGAGGCGACGGCGACCCTGGTGGTGGTCGGACTCTGCGCGCTGACCACCGCGGTATCGGGACTACATTATCTGTTCATCGGAATGCGGCAGATCTCCAATGCATGA
- the hflX gene encoding GTPase HflX — protein MWVQRKHRPTRPPQAPADLLAELKSLVEAAGGIVKGGQAQATASENPATLIGKGTLERLKETVRENGVDLVVFQNLLKPRQQLLLEQELEVKVLDRREVILDIFAQRARTREGKLQVELAQMSFRLGRLTGGRRELSRLGGGIGTRGPGEKKLEEDRRKIRTQLRQIGKELAEVRRTRKLHYRRRREIGFPVLALVGYTNAGKSTLFNRLTGAQVFVADQLFATLDPTARKLVLPGGKEAILVDTVGFIHDLPDELREAFIATLEGIGEADLLIHVVDGSTEGMEDNMEAVNRILGTLDFLGKPILLAVNKSDLFAPGPRLIEGEYGISAKTGEGLEHLMRAAEGEICTSRWGGNGLTKPA, from the coding sequence GTGTGGGTGCAGAGGAAGCACAGGCCGACCCGCCCGCCGCAGGCGCCCGCCGATCTGCTCGCGGAGCTGAAAAGCCTGGTCGAGGCTGCCGGCGGGATAGTCAAGGGCGGACAGGCGCAGGCGACGGCTTCCGAAAATCCGGCGACCCTGATCGGCAAGGGGACCCTGGAACGCCTGAAGGAAACGGTAAGGGAAAACGGCGTCGACCTGGTCGTCTTCCAGAACCTTCTTAAACCCAGGCAGCAGCTCCTGCTCGAGCAGGAGCTCGAGGTCAAGGTGCTCGACCGCAGGGAGGTGATCCTGGACATTTTCGCGCAGCGCGCACGCACGCGCGAAGGGAAACTCCAGGTGGAGTTGGCGCAGATGTCTTTTCGGCTGGGCAGGCTGACGGGCGGTCGCAGGGAGCTGTCCCGACTCGGCGGCGGCATCGGGACGCGGGGGCCGGGTGAAAAGAAACTGGAAGAGGACCGCCGGAAGATCCGGACCCAGTTGCGCCAGATCGGAAAGGAGCTGGCTGAGGTACGGCGAACGAGGAAGCTGCATTACCGGAGGCGCAGGGAGATCGGCTTTCCGGTACTGGCGCTGGTGGGATATACGAACGCGGGGAAATCGACCCTTTTCAACCGCCTGACGGGGGCGCAGGTTTTCGTCGCCGACCAGTTGTTCGCCACCCTCGATCCGACGGCGCGCAAGCTCGTCCTTCCGGGAGGAAAGGAAGCGATCCTGGTGGATACGGTGGGATTCATCCACGATCTTCCGGACGAGTTGCGGGAAGCTTTCATCGCGACGCTGGAAGGGATCGGAGAGGCGGACCTTCTGATCCACGTGGTGGACGGAAGTACGGAGGGGATGGAGGACAACATGGAAGCCGTCAACAGGATCCTCGGCACGCTCGATTTTCTGGGGAAACCGATCCTGCTGGCCGTCAACAAGTCGGACCTATTCGCCCCCGGCCCTCGCCTGATCGAAGGCGAGTACGGTATTTCCGCGAAGACCGGGGAGGGACTCGAACATTTGATGCGCGCGGCGGAAGGAGAAATATGCACGTCCCGATGGGGCGGGAACGGTTTGACGAAGCCCGCCTGA
- the guaB gene encoding IMP dehydrogenase, which translates to MSVGGDYFEGNGLREGLTFDDVLLLPGESRILPKDVDVSVALTPEIRLNIPLLTAAMDTVTEADTAIAVAREGGIGIIHRNNTAEEQAAEVDRVKKSESGMIIDPITVDPDQKVSEALDVMKKYRISGLPVTRNGKLVGILTNRDLRFETNFDQPISNVMTKEDLITVPVGTTLEQAKDLLHKNRIEKLLVVDEKNNLRGLITIKDILKIKKYPFACKDGKGRLRVGAAVGVGPGWETRVEKLLKAGADLLCVDTAHGHHRDVADTVRALRKGYPRAQLIAGNVATGEGAEALIKAGVDCVKVGVGPGSICTTRVIAGVGVPQVTAVMKCAEAAAKKGIPVIADGGIKYSGDITKAMAAGASAVMIGGLFAGTDESPGELVLYQGRSYKVYRGMGSLEAMKHGSKDRYFQSHVEAESKLVPEGIEGRVPYRGPLAAVVFQLIGGLKSGMGYVGAKNIGELKKRSVFIKITPAGLRESHVHDVIITKEAPNYRVE; encoded by the coding sequence ATGAGTGTCGGCGGCGATTATTTCGAGGGGAACGGGTTGAGGGAAGGGTTGACGTTCGACGACGTCCTTCTGCTCCCGGGCGAATCGAGAATCCTTCCTAAAGACGTGGACGTATCGGTGGCGTTGACCCCCGAAATCCGGCTGAACATTCCGCTGCTGACCGCGGCTATGGACACGGTCACGGAAGCCGACACGGCTATCGCCGTTGCGCGCGAGGGAGGGATCGGAATCATACACAGGAACAACACGGCGGAGGAGCAGGCGGCGGAAGTCGACCGTGTGAAGAAGTCGGAAAGCGGGATGATCATCGATCCCATCACGGTGGACCCGGACCAGAAAGTTTCCGAGGCCCTCGATGTGATGAAGAAGTACCGGATATCCGGGCTGCCGGTGACCCGGAACGGCAAGCTCGTCGGCATACTCACCAACCGCGACCTCCGGTTCGAAACGAACTTCGATCAGCCTATTTCGAACGTGATGACGAAGGAAGACCTGATAACGGTCCCCGTCGGCACCACGCTGGAGCAGGCCAAGGATCTGCTTCACAAGAACCGGATCGAGAAGCTGCTTGTCGTCGACGAAAAGAACAACCTGCGCGGACTGATCACGATCAAGGACATCCTGAAAATCAAGAAATACCCGTTCGCATGCAAGGACGGAAAAGGCAGGCTGCGGGTAGGAGCCGCCGTCGGCGTAGGGCCGGGTTGGGAAACAAGGGTGGAGAAACTGCTCAAGGCCGGCGCGGACCTTCTGTGCGTGGACACTGCGCACGGCCATCACCGGGATGTCGCCGATACGGTAAGGGCTCTCCGGAAAGGATATCCCCGTGCGCAGCTGATCGCCGGGAACGTGGCCACGGGGGAAGGCGCGGAAGCGCTCATAAAAGCGGGCGTGGATTGCGTGAAGGTGGGAGTGGGGCCGGGGTCGATCTGCACTACCCGGGTAATCGCCGGGGTCGGGGTACCCCAGGTGACGGCGGTCATGAAATGCGCCGAGGCGGCGGCGAAGAAGGGAATTCCGGTAATCGCCGACGGCGGCATAAAGTATTCGGGCGACATCACCAAGGCCATGGCCGCCGGGGCCTCCGCGGTGATGATCGGCGGGCTGTTCGCCGGCACCGACGAAAGCCCGGGCGAACTCGTCCTGTACCAGGGGCGTTCCTACAAGGTTTACAGGGGGATGGGCTCCCTCGAAGCGATGAAACACGGGAGCAAGGACAGGTACTTCCAGTCGCACGTCGAAGCGGAGAGCAAGCTCGTTCCGGAGGGCATCGAGGGTCGGGTTCCATATCGCGGGCCGCTCGCCGCTGTAGTGTTCCAGTTGATCGGGGGACTGAAATCGGGGATGGGCTACGTCGGCGCGAAGAACATCGGGGAACTCAAGAAACGGTCGGTCTTCATCAAGATCACCCCGGCGGGCCTGCGTGAGAGCCACGTCCACGACGTGATCATCACCAAGGAAGCCCCGAATTACAGGGTGGAGTAG
- the guaA gene encoding glutamine-hydrolyzing GMP synthase: protein MLIARRVRELKVYSEIHPFNVPVSFIRDFKPDGIILSGGPSSVYEDGAPIVPGEILSLGVPVLGICYGMQLIALLAGGKVGRSAEREYGTANIRGEWGDPLFLGIEEFRHNMTIQVWMSHGDRIDELPKGFLSIARSENSPVAAISNEKNTIYGVQFHPEVAHTPKGKEILANFLFRICGLSPAWTMHSFVETSVRKIRETVGGERVVLGLSGGVDSSVAAVLLHRALGDRLTCIFVNNGLLRKGEVDDVLATFRSGIGLHLEYVDAADRFLTALEDVDDPERKRKIIGEIFIRVFEDAARHIPGHVGFLGQGTLYPDVIESVSFKGPSATIKSHHNVGGLPEKMHMKIIEPLRELFKDEVRELGKELEVPDHILYRQPFPGPGLAVRIIGPVTAERVRILQNADAIVDEEVRAAGLYESIWQSFAVLLPIKTVGVMGDLRTYENVAAIRAVQSQDGMTADWVRLPYDLLQRISTRIINEVKGVNRVVYDVSSKPPSTIEWE from the coding sequence ATGCTGATCGCGCGGCGCGTCCGCGAACTGAAGGTCTACAGCGAGATCCATCCTTTCAACGTTCCCGTCTCGTTCATCAGGGATTTCAAGCCGGACGGGATCATACTCTCCGGCGGGCCGTCCAGCGTTTACGAAGATGGAGCTCCGATCGTTCCCGGTGAGATCCTGTCGTTGGGCGTACCCGTGCTTGGGATCTGCTACGGGATGCAGCTCATCGCCCTTCTTGCCGGGGGGAAGGTCGGACGGTCGGCAGAGCGGGAATACGGAACGGCGAACATCCGGGGGGAATGGGGAGATCCGCTGTTCCTCGGCATCGAGGAATTCAGGCACAACATGACCATCCAGGTGTGGATGAGCCACGGGGACAGGATCGACGAGCTTCCAAAGGGGTTCCTGTCCATCGCCCGTTCGGAAAATTCGCCCGTCGCTGCGATCAGCAACGAAAAGAACACGATCTATGGGGTCCAGTTCCATCCGGAAGTCGCGCATACGCCGAAGGGGAAGGAGATCCTTGCGAACTTCCTGTTCCGCATCTGCGGGCTGTCGCCTGCATGGACGATGCATTCGTTCGTGGAGACGAGCGTTCGCAAGATCCGGGAAACGGTGGGGGGGGAACGGGTCGTCCTTGGGCTGTCCGGCGGCGTGGATTCTTCGGTGGCGGCCGTGCTGCTGCATCGCGCCCTCGGCGACCGGCTGACCTGCATTTTCGTCAACAACGGCCTGCTGCGGAAAGGGGAGGTCGATGACGTCCTGGCGACGTTCCGCAGCGGAATCGGGCTGCACCTGGAATACGTCGACGCCGCCGACCGGTTTCTCACCGCCCTCGAGGATGTCGATGACCCCGAGCGGAAACGGAAGATCATCGGAGAGATTTTCATACGGGTCTTCGAGGACGCGGCGAGGCATATCCCGGGGCATGTGGGATTCCTGGGACAGGGGACACTTTACCCCGACGTCATCGAAAGCGTCTCCTTCAAGGGGCCGTCCGCAACGATCAAGTCGCACCATAATGTCGGGGGGCTCCCCGAGAAGATGCACATGAAGATCATCGAGCCGCTCCGTGAGCTGTTCAAGGACGAGGTGAGGGAATTGGGAAAGGAGCTCGAAGTTCCCGATCACATCCTCTACCGGCAGCCGTTCCCGGGTCCGGGACTCGCCGTTCGGATCATAGGCCCGGTAACAGCGGAGCGGGTGCGCATCCTGCAGAACGCCGACGCGATCGTTGACGAGGAAGTCCGCGCCGCGGGACTGTACGAGTCCATCTGGCAGTCGTTCGCCGTGCTCCTTCCCATCAAGACCGTAGGGGTCATGGGAGACCTTCGGACCTACGAGAACGTGGCCGCCATACGGGCGGTGCAGAGCCAGGACGGCATGACCGCCGATTGGGTGCGGCTCCCTTACGATCTTCTCCAGCGCATCTCAACCCGGATCATAAACGAAGTGAAGGGCGTGAACCGCGTCGTCTACGATGTTTCGTCGAAGCCGCCGAGCACGATCGAATGGGAATGA
- the dnaE gene encoding DNA polymerase III subunit alpha: MGMKEFVHLHLHSQYSLLDGTIKIKDLVRKVAELRMPAVAVTDHGGMMGTVDFYEKANQAGIRPIIGCEVYVAPGSRHEKKQVSGDEKAYHLILLAETGDGYQNLIRLVSSAHVEGFYYKPRVDHELLRRYSEGLIATSACLQGEIPRTLAAGGAKAAEEMLETYKEIFPDGRFFVEIQDNGLEAQNKANVELVGLARRTGTPLVATNDCHYLEKQDARVHDVLLCLQTGKTISAPDRMRFGSDQFYVKPAEAFEKAFGHIAPDAVKNTMAIAERCKVTLDLGRNKIPEFKVPEGMTSEEYLRRLSVEGMDRRFMEKRKRGEKIAAAEESAYAKRLDYELSVIDQSGFSGYFLIVWDFIRHAKEAGIPVGPGRGSAAGSLVAYALRITEIDPIPYGLLFERFLNPERISLPDVDCDFCKDRRDEVIRYIKERYGEENVTQIITFGTMKARAAVRDVGRVLEMPYADVDRIAKLIPPDLGMTIEKALQVEPRLKESIQENPKVGELFEYARSIEGLSRHASTHAAGVVIANKPITEYVPLYRNSNGDITTQFSMKDIEKVGLVKFDVLGLRTLTAIHDTLELLKERGEEVDLSTIPLDDAETYAMLSRGDTPGVFQCESGGFTDLLTRLKPDEFAHLIHAVALYRPGPLQSGMVEDFIARRHGRKSIEYPFPQLEPILRDTCGVMVYQEQVMQIAVTLAGFSMGEADVLRKAMGKKDTVLMEKQKARFLKGAEKNGIPSNKAQALFEQIAQFGEYGFNKSHSAAYAMVAYQTAYLKAHNPVEYFCALMTSESGDTAKIIRYINHCREKGIPILPPDVNESRFAFYPSGKSIRFGLSAIKGIGESAIQSIREARGDEPFVSAGDFLSRVDLRKVNKRALESLVKAGAFDSLDPDRGRLFSSLPSMMEGAQEETRRKESGQFALFGGEPARKQEPAGRISDGAATTVWTRRERLDAEKETLGFYITGHPLDAFTGEMSLFANVTSSRIGSLKAGTEIKIGGVVSDLKKKTTKRGETMAILRLEDLEGIVEVVVFPEAYRASLDALSSEEPIFLLGRVESDENTTKLIAEEIFLMKNVRERLAKSVHFQVNLDRMTPADIYELRRIVERFRGGKKGYLHLSREGEFEAMVSLPDGIGVAPTLELARELRSRFGYDMLHLH; the protein is encoded by the coding sequence ATGGGAATGAAAGAGTTCGTACACCTTCACCTGCACTCGCAGTACAGCCTCCTCGACGGGACGATAAAGATCAAGGACCTCGTGCGGAAGGTCGCCGAACTGCGGATGCCCGCCGTCGCCGTTACCGACCACGGCGGGATGATGGGCACGGTCGATTTCTACGAGAAGGCGAACCAGGCGGGGATACGTCCCATCATCGGATGCGAAGTGTACGTCGCCCCGGGGTCGAGGCACGAGAAAAAGCAGGTTTCGGGGGACGAAAAGGCGTATCACCTTATCCTGCTGGCGGAGACCGGCGATGGATATCAAAACCTGATCCGGCTGGTATCCTCGGCGCACGTCGAAGGGTTCTATTACAAGCCTCGCGTGGACCACGAACTGCTGCGGCGATATTCGGAGGGGCTGATCGCCACCTCTGCCTGCCTTCAGGGGGAGATCCCCCGCACACTGGCGGCGGGCGGCGCGAAGGCGGCCGAGGAGATGCTGGAAACATACAAGGAGATATTTCCGGACGGAAGGTTCTTCGTCGAGATCCAGGACAACGGGCTCGAGGCGCAGAACAAGGCCAACGTGGAACTGGTCGGCCTCGCCCGCAGGACCGGTACGCCGCTGGTCGCGACAAACGACTGCCACTACCTCGAAAAGCAGGACGCTCGCGTCCACGACGTTCTTCTGTGCCTGCAGACGGGGAAAACCATAAGCGCGCCCGACCGGATGAGGTTCGGAAGCGACCAGTTCTACGTCAAGCCTGCGGAGGCGTTCGAAAAGGCGTTCGGGCACATCGCACCCGATGCCGTCAAGAACACGATGGCCATTGCGGAACGTTGCAAGGTGACCCTCGACCTCGGGCGCAACAAGATCCCGGAATTCAAGGTCCCGGAAGGGATGACGTCCGAGGAATATCTCAGGCGCCTGAGCGTGGAAGGCATGGACCGCCGCTTCATGGAGAAGCGTAAACGCGGCGAGAAGATCGCGGCCGCGGAGGAATCGGCGTACGCGAAACGCCTGGATTACGAGCTTTCGGTGATCGACCAGAGCGGCTTCTCCGGCTATTTCCTGATCGTATGGGACTTCATAAGGCACGCCAAGGAAGCGGGGATACCGGTCGGGCCGGGCAGGGGGAGCGCCGCAGGAAGTCTCGTCGCGTACGCCCTGCGGATAACCGAAATCGATCCGATACCCTACGGGCTGCTGTTCGAGCGGTTCCTCAACCCCGAACGGATAAGCCTTCCCGACGTGGACTGCGATTTCTGCAAGGACCGCAGGGACGAGGTCATCCGGTACATAAAGGAGCGGTACGGGGAGGAGAACGTAACGCAGATCATCACTTTCGGGACCATGAAGGCCCGCGCGGCGGTGCGGGACGTGGGAAGGGTCCTCGAGATGCCGTATGCGGACGTCGATCGGATCGCAAAGCTCATACCGCCCGATCTCGGGATGACGATAGAGAAGGCGCTCCAGGTGGAGCCGAGGCTGAAAGAGAGCATCCAGGAAAACCCGAAAGTAGGGGAGTTGTTCGAATACGCGCGATCGATCGAGGGGCTCTCACGGCATGCATCCACGCATGCGGCGGGAGTGGTGATAGCGAACAAGCCTATAACGGAATACGTCCCCCTCTACCGGAACTCCAACGGCGACATCACGACGCAGTTTTCCATGAAGGACATCGAGAAGGTGGGGCTCGTCAAGTTCGACGTGCTGGGCCTGCGGACGCTGACGGCGATCCACGATACGCTGGAACTTCTAAAAGAACGGGGAGAGGAAGTGGACCTCTCGACGATCCCGCTGGACGACGCCGAAACCTACGCGATGCTTTCGCGGGGGGACACGCCGGGGGTCTTCCAGTGCGAAAGCGGGGGATTCACGGACCTCCTTACCCGCCTCAAGCCCGATGAGTTCGCGCACCTTATCCATGCCGTCGCCCTGTATCGTCCAGGGCCTCTTCAGAGCGGCATGGTCGAAGACTTCATCGCGCGGAGGCACGGCAGAAAGTCGATAGAGTACCCGTTCCCGCAGCTCGAGCCGATCCTGCGGGACACCTGCGGCGTCATGGTGTACCAGGAGCAGGTCATGCAGATCGCGGTGACTCTCGCAGGCTTTTCCATGGGAGAGGCGGACGTGCTCAGGAAGGCCATGGGCAAGAAGGACACCGTCCTCATGGAGAAACAGAAGGCGCGGTTCCTCAAGGGGGCGGAGAAAAACGGTATCCCTTCGAACAAGGCGCAGGCGCTCTTCGAACAGATCGCGCAGTTCGGCGAATACGGGTTCAACAAGTCGCACAGTGCGGCCTACGCGATGGTCGCTTACCAGACCGCGTATCTCAAGGCGCACAACCCGGTGGAATACTTCTGCGCATTGATGACGTCGGAGTCGGGCGATACGGCCAAGATCATCCGTTACATCAACCATTGCCGTGAAAAGGGCATACCGATTCTCCCCCCGGACGTCAACGAGTCGCGGTTCGCCTTCTACCCTTCGGGGAAATCGATCCGGTTCGGCCTTTCGGCGATCAAGGGGATCGGCGAATCGGCGATCCAGTCGATCCGCGAGGCCAGGGGGGACGAGCCGTTCGTTTCCGCGGGGGACTTCCTGTCCCGGGTCGATCTAAGGAAGGTGAACAAGCGTGCGCTCGAGAGCCTCGTAAAGGCGGGCGCCTTCGATTCGCTCGATCCGGACAGGGGAAGGCTGTTTTCGTCGTTGCCGTCGATGATGGAAGGAGCGCAGGAAGAGACGCGCCGCAAGGAGTCCGGGCAGTTCGCGCTGTTCGGCGGCGAGCCCGCAAGGAAACAGGAACCCGCCGGGAGGATATCGGATGGAGCGGCGACGACGGTGTGGACCCGCCGGGAGCGGCTCGACGCCGAAAAGGAGACGCTCGGCTTCTACATCACAGGGCACCCCCTGGACGCTTTCACGGGGGAAATGTCCCTGTTCGCCAACGTCACATCTTCGCGCATAGGCTCGCTCAAAGCCGGCACCGAGATCAAGATAGGAGGAGTGGTCAGCGACCTGAAAAAAAAGACGACTAAACGAGGCGAGACGATGGCGATCTTAAGGCTCGAGGACCTCGAGGGTATCGTCGAGGTGGTCGTTTTTCCGGAAGCGTACCGGGCCAGCCTGGACGCTCTCTCTTCGGAGGAACCGATCTTTTTGCTTGGGAGAGTGGAGTCGGACGAAAATACGACCAAGCTGATCGCAGAAGAGATTTTCCTCATGAAGAACGTCCGCGAGCGGCTGGCGAAATCGGTCCATTTCCAGGTTAACCTGGACCGTATGACGCCCGCAGACATCTACGAGCTGCGCCGCATCGTCGAACGATTCAGGGGAGGGAAGAAGGGCTACCTGCACCTGTCGAGGGAGGGAGAATTCGAAGCCATGGTTTCCCTTCCGGATGGAATCGGAGTCGCGCCCACCCTGGAGCTCGCGAGGGAGCTCCGTTCGAGATTCGGGTACGACATGCTTCATCTGCACTGA
- a CDS encoding YihY/virulence factor BrkB family protein yields the protein MIPSGRQALRAVTEGAAHFIRSHGFVYSAAIAFNLLLASIPVLFLAFSAASLLIGRDDLPFSVLASILKDTFPYGAQVLVPNLRKLFASGATFGYLGTLLLLVTSYSATDAVHTSLAVMMGSPRDKRIWRTAAYHVALVLVLTVFASAAIVIPPFWKGLSLLTRGLSAGWDTAFHLLLGGIADAVLAGILFTAGVLSYMYLSPRRIKLENAMAGSLAFLLFLYGIRFGFTFYVKKFSKLNIIYGSLFSIVCFIIVAYLFSAAYLFCASIIGTLEKTTGNDEPSVGD from the coding sequence ATGATTCCTTCCGGCCGGCAGGCCCTGCGGGCCGTCACGGAGGGCGCCGCCCACTTCATCCGGAGCCACGGTTTCGTCTATAGCGCCGCGATCGCCTTCAACCTGCTCCTGGCTTCGATTCCGGTTCTTTTTCTGGCGTTCTCCGCCGCCTCGCTGCTGATCGGCCGCGACGACCTGCCGTTTTCGGTGCTCGCTTCCATATTGAAAGATACATTTCCCTACGGAGCGCAGGTACTTGTGCCGAATTTGAGGAAGCTGTTCGCATCGGGCGCCACGTTCGGCTACCTCGGGACGCTGTTGCTTCTCGTGACCTCGTATTCGGCTACCGACGCGGTTCACACCTCGCTCGCCGTGATGATGGGGAGTCCCAGGGACAAAAGGATCTGGCGAACCGCGGCATATCACGTGGCGCTTGTCCTGGTGCTGACCGTCTTCGCATCCGCGGCCATCGTCATCCCCCCATTCTGGAAAGGGCTCTCGCTCCTGACGCGGGGTTTGTCGGCCGGATGGGACACCGCGTTTCACCTGCTCCTTGGCGGGATAGCCGACGCCGTGCTCGCGGGAATCCTTTTCACGGCCGGAGTCTTGAGCTACATGTATCTTTCCCCACGGAGGATCAAACTGGAAAACGCCATGGCAGGAAGCCTTGCGTTCCTCCTGTTTCTCTACGGAATACGGTTCGGATTTACCTTTTATGTCAAGAAATTCAGCAAGTTGAATATAATTTACGGTTCCCTGTTCAGCATCGTTTGCTTTATAATCGTGGCATACCTGTTTTCTGCCGCATATCTCTTCTGCGCCAGCATTATCGGAACACTTGAGAAAACCACAGGCAACGATGAACCTTCTGTCGGCGATTGA